The proteins below are encoded in one region of Nilaparvata lugens isolate BPH chromosome X, ASM1435652v1, whole genome shotgun sequence:
- the LOC120354724 gene encoding serine/arginine repetitive matrix protein 2-like — MGNRDKLLVFGWCLDHATSTSRTSQGHQRGTSRTPQGHQGGTSNTKEAPAGHHRDTKEAPARHQRGTSRTPQGPKEAPADTTGTQGGTSGHQRGTSRTPQGHQRGTSRTPQDTKEAPAGHQRGTSRHHRDTKEAPARHQRGTSRTPQDTKEAQPDTTGTPRRHQRDTKEAPPDTTGTPKRHQPDTTGTLRRHQRDTKEAPAGHHRDTKRHQPTPQGHQRGTSRTPQGHQRGTSRHHRTPKRHSRTPQDTKEAPAGHQRGTSRTHRDTKEAPAGHHRDTKEAPADTTGTPKRHQPDTTGTPKRHQPDTTGTPKRHQLDITGTPKRHQRTPQGHKEAPAGHQRAPAGHHRDTKEAPAGHHRDTKEAPAGHYRDTKGHQPDTTGTPKRHQPDTRGTPKRHQLDITGTPKRHQPDTTGTPRRHQRDTKEAPAGHHRDTKEAPAGHHRDTKEAPAGHYRDTKEAPAGHHRDTKEAPAGHHRDTKEAPAGHQKAPAGHHRDTKEAPAGHHRDTKEAPAGHHRDTKEAPAGHQRGTSRTPQGHQRGTSRTPQGHQRGTSRTPQGHQRGTSQTSQGHQRGTSRTPQGHQGGTSGTPKRHQPDTTGTPKRHQPDTTGTPRRHQPDTTGTPKRHQLDITGTPKRHQPDTTGTPRRHERDTKEAPAGHHRDTKEAPAGHHRDTKEAPAGHHRDTKEAPAGHHRDTKEAPAGHHRDTKEAPARHHRDTKEAPAGHHRDTKEAPAGHQRGTSRTPQGHQRGSSGTPKRHQPDTTGTPKRHQLDITGTPKRHQPDTTGTPRRHQRDTKEAPAGHHRDTKICCL; from the exons ATGGGGAATAGAGACAAGCTTTTGGTGTTTGGCTGGTGTCTCGATCATGCCACCA GCACCAGCCGGACATCACAGGGACACCAAAGAGGCACCAGCCGGACACCACAGGGACACCAAGGAGGCACCAGCAACACCAAAGAGGCACCAGCCGGACACCACAGGGACACCAAAGAGGCACCAGCGAGACACCAAAGAGGCACCAGCCGGACACCACAGGGACCCAAAGAGGCACCAGCCGACACCACAGGGACACAAGGAGGCACCAGCGGACACCAAAGAGGCACCAGCCGGACACCACAGGGACACCAAAGAGGCACCAGCCGGACACCACAGGACACCAAGGAGGCACCAGCGGGACACCAAAGAGGCACCAGCCGACACCACAGGGACACCAAAGAGGCACCAGCGAGACACCAAAGAGGCACCAGCCGGACACCACAGGACACCAAAGAGGCACAGCCGGACACCACAGGGACACCAAGGAGGCACCAGCGGGACACCAAAGAGGCACCACCGGACACCACAGGGACACCAAAGAGGCACCAGCCAGACACCACAGGGACACTAAGGAGGCACCAGCGGGACACCAAAGAGGCACCAGCCGGACACCACAGGGACACCAAGAGGCACCAGCCGACACCACAGGGACACCAAAGAGGCACCAGCCGGACACCACAGGGACACCAAAGAGGCACCAGCCGACACCACAGGACACCAAAGAGGCACAGCCGGACACCACAGGACACCAAGGAGGCACCAGCGGGACACCAAAGAGGCACCAGCCGGACACACAGGGACACCAAAGAGGCACCAGCCGGACACCACAGGGACACCAAAGAGGCACCAGCCGACACCACAGGGACACCAAAGAGGCACCAGCCGGACACCACAGGGACACCAAAGAGGCACCAGCCGGACACCACAGGGACACCAAAGAGGCACCAGCTGGACATCACAGGGACACCAAAGAGGCACCAGCGGACACCACAGGGACACAAGGAGGCACCAGCGGGACACCAAAGAGCACCAGCCGGACACCACAGGGACACCAAAGAGGCACCAGCCGGACACCACAGGGACACCAAAGAGGCACCAGCCGGACACTACAGGGACACCAAAGGGCACCAGCCGGACACCACAGGGACACCAAAGAGGCACCAGCCGGACACCAGAGGGACACCAAAGAGGCACCAGCTGGACATCACAGGGACACCAAAGAGGCACCAGCCGGACACCACAGGGACACCAAGGAGGCACCAGCGGGACACCAAAGAGGCACCAGCCGGACACCACAGGGACACCAAAGAGGCACCAGCCGGACACCACAGGGACACCAAAGAGGCACCAGCCGGACACTACAGGGACACCAAAGAGGCACCAGCCGGACATCACAGGGACACCAAAGAGGCACCAGCCGGACACCACAGGGACACCAAGGAGGCACCAGCGGGACACCAAA AGGCACCAGCCGGACATCACAGGGACACCAAAGAGGCACCAGCCGGACATCACAGGGACACCAAAGAGGCACCAGCCGGACACCACAGGGACACCAAGGAGGCACCAGCGGGACACCAAAGAGGCACCAGCCGGACACCACAGGGACACCAAAGAGGCACAAGCCGGACACCACAGGGACACCAAAGAGGCACCAGCCGGACACCACAGGGACACCAAAGAGGCACCAGCCAGACATCACAGGGACACCAAAGAGGCACCAGCCGGACACCACAGGGACACCAAGGAGGCACCAGCGGGACACCAAAGAGGCACCAGCCGGACACCACAGGGACACCAAAGAGGCACCAGCCAGACACCACAGGGACACCAAGGAGGCACCAGCCGGACACCACAGGGACACCAAAGAGGCACCAGCTGGACATCACAGGGACACCAAAGAGGCACCAGCCGGACACCACAGGGACACCAAGGAGGCACGAGCGGGACACCAAAGAGGCACCAGCCGGACACCACAGGGACACCAAAGAGGCACCAGCCGGACACCACAGGGACACCAAAGAGGCACCAGCCGGACACCACAGGGACACCAAAGAGGCACCAGCCGGACACCACAGGGACACCAAAGAGGCACCAGCCGGACACCACAGGGACACCAAAGAGGCACCAGCCAGACATCACAGGGACACCAAAGAGGCACCAGCCGGACACCACAGGGACACCAAGGAGGCACCAGCGGGACACCAAAGAGGCACCAGCCGGACACCACAGGGACACCAAAGAGGCTCCAGCGGGACACCAAAGAGGCACCAGCCGGACACCACAGGGACACCAAAGAGGCACCAGCTGGACATCACAGGGACACCAAAGAGGCACCAGCCGGACACCACAGGGACACCAAGGAGGCATCAGCGGGACACCAAAGAGGCACCAGCCGGACACCACAGGGACACCAAAATCtgttgtctatag
- the LOC111048729 gene encoding uncharacterized protein LOC111048729 isoform X1: MAHYASNRQPVNTSLSTPCSFARYNMRPAATKSNQGEGITLEEARQGDGAMVIAIENQQQEADLVMEQFDEIVFGGCDDQARSAPGAEIVRPLNYAAGHPMQDRPFWMRHLNFTCDRYLFVIVILIIYLIVVIVGLAIDIWDKSDLSAS, from the coding sequence ATGGCTCATTACGCCTCTAACCGGCAACCAGTCAACACAAGTCTCTCAACTCCGTGTAGTTTTGCGCGATACAATATGCGTCCGGCTGCCACGAAATCAAACCAGGGAGAGGGCATCACTCTGGAAGAGGCCCGCCAAGGTGATGGAGCCATGGTGATCGCGATCGAAAACCAACAACAAGAAGCTGATTTAGTTATGGAACAGTTCGATGAAATCGTTTTTGGTGGATGCGACGATCAAGCACGATCCGCTCCAGGAGCAGAAATTGTTCGTCCATTGAACTACGCCGCAGGACATCCAATGCAGGATAGGCCTTTCTGGATGCGCCATCTAAACTTTACTTGTGATCGTTACTTGTTTGTGATCGTCATCTTGATAATCTACCTGATCGTCGTCATCGTCGGCCTGGCCATCGATATTTGGGACAAAAGTGACTTGTCCGCTTCCTAG
- the LOC111048729 gene encoding uncharacterized protein LOC111048729 isoform X2, translating to MRPAATKSNQGEGITLEEARQGDGAMVIAIENQQQEADLVMEQFDEIVFGGCDDQARSAPGAEIVRPLNYAAGHPMQDRPFWMRHLNFTCDRYLFVIVILIIYLIVVIVGLAIDIWDKSDLSAS from the coding sequence ATGCGTCCGGCTGCCACGAAATCAAACCAGGGAGAGGGCATCACTCTGGAAGAGGCCCGCCAAGGTGATGGAGCCATGGTGATCGCGATCGAAAACCAACAACAAGAAGCTGATTTAGTTATGGAACAGTTCGATGAAATCGTTTTTGGTGGATGCGACGATCAAGCACGATCCGCTCCAGGAGCAGAAATTGTTCGTCCATTGAACTACGCCGCAGGACATCCAATGCAGGATAGGCCTTTCTGGATGCGCCATCTAAACTTTACTTGTGATCGTTACTTGTTTGTGATCGTCATCTTGATAATCTACCTGATCGTCGTCATCGTCGGCCTGGCCATCGATATTTGGGACAAAAGTGACTTGTCCGCTTCCTAG